Proteins found in one Amycolatopsis camponoti genomic segment:
- a CDS encoding PP2C family protein-serine/threonine phosphatase: protein MTDFAFRAAAGSVVGRRYSDNFDVVHLGQEPLLAVVADGMGDGEGSRTAGRTTVDVVIDRIRTAGNTLDAATLRAAVAEAQVQVAAAGRRIGQLTGCTLTALAASPAGLWLVQIGDSRGYRLRNGLLEQLTVDHTMAWLGAVNGWYPFDSPEAHSARYQLTRYVGHNAHPEPDVLNIAPRPGDILLLGSDGLTDQVPYSRISEVLQWTATPGRQVRELLADTEKAGGDDNATAVIVHVAPA from the coding sequence ATGACCGACTTCGCGTTCCGTGCCGCTGCCGGCAGTGTCGTCGGCCGACGGTATTCCGACAATTTCGACGTCGTCCACCTGGGACAGGAACCTTTGCTCGCGGTCGTGGCCGACGGCATGGGCGACGGGGAAGGAAGCCGCACTGCCGGCCGCACCACCGTCGACGTCGTCATCGACCGGATCCGCACAGCCGGCAACACCCTCGACGCCGCGACACTCCGGGCCGCTGTCGCCGAAGCCCAAGTACAGGTCGCCGCAGCCGGCCGACGGATCGGCCAGCTGACCGGCTGCACCCTGACCGCTCTGGCAGCATCCCCGGCCGGACTGTGGCTCGTGCAGATCGGCGACTCCCGCGGCTACCGCCTTCGAAACGGATTGCTGGAGCAACTGACCGTCGACCACACCATGGCCTGGCTCGGCGCCGTCAACGGCTGGTACCCGTTCGACTCACCCGAAGCCCACTCCGCCCGCTACCAGCTGACTCGGTACGTCGGACACAACGCACACCCCGAACCGGACGTGCTCAACATCGCCCCGCGCCCCGGTGACATCCTCCTGCTGGGCAGCGACGGCCTCACCGACCAGGTCCCCTACTCCCGGATCAGCGAAGTCCTCCAGTGGACGGCTACCCCGGGCCGACAGGTACGCGAGCTGCTCGCCGACACCGAAAAGGCAGGCGGCGACGACAACGCCACCGCCGTGATCGTCCACGTGGCCCCGGCATAA
- a CDS encoding Imm53 family immunity protein: MKPSFAPYLLSDWYSSQCDGDREHEFGVRLETLDNAGWRLRIDPVGTDVESQRMPRSEEDLGPGRWLWTSADGESYEASCDVRSLEALLAAFRTVRRLSISTRGLMDFCTGARWVNLSGSNGMTTTRNGAGSRSGHR; encoded by the coding sequence GTGAAGCCCTCGTTCGCGCCGTACCTTCTCAGCGACTGGTACTCGAGTCAATGCGACGGCGACCGGGAGCACGAGTTCGGCGTCCGGCTCGAGACGCTGGACAACGCGGGTTGGCGGCTGCGCATCGACCCCGTGGGCACCGATGTGGAGAGCCAGAGGATGCCGAGGTCCGAAGAGGATCTCGGGCCGGGCCGGTGGCTCTGGACGTCGGCGGACGGGGAAAGCTACGAAGCGTCCTGCGACGTACGGTCGTTGGAGGCGTTGCTCGCAGCTTTTCGCACTGTGCGGCGTCTTTCCATCTCGACGCGAGGCCTGATGGATTTCTGTACCGGCGCCCGATGGGTGAACTTGTCGGGCAGCAACGGCATGACTACGACTCGGAACGGCGCGGGATCGAGATCCGGGCACCGCTGA
- a CDS encoding SsgA family sporulation/cell division regulator yields the protein MRNDHVTLRSTAVFDLLAPRTPAVPVKVELRYDTRDPYAVVAAFRTGRAGWVEWVYARDLLADGLLADAGDGDVRIRPSVEDPESVLIELNSPSGHAMFEASAQELADFLDRTYDVVLPGNEHLWVDVDDALTHLIPHDLA from the coding sequence ATGCGCAACGATCACGTGACGCTCCGCTCGACGGCGGTCTTCGACCTGCTGGCGCCGCGGACGCCCGCGGTTCCGGTCAAGGTGGAGCTGCGCTACGACACACGCGACCCGTATGCGGTCGTCGCCGCGTTCCGCACCGGCCGCGCCGGCTGGGTCGAATGGGTGTACGCACGCGACCTCCTCGCGGACGGCCTGCTGGCCGACGCGGGTGACGGGGACGTCCGCATCCGCCCCTCGGTCGAGGACCCCGAGTCCGTACTGATCGAGCTGAACTCGCCGTCCGGGCACGCCATGTTCGAGGCGTCCGCCCAGGAGCTGGCCGACTTCCTCGACCGCACCTACGACGTGGTGCTCCCGGGCAACGAGCACCTGTGGGTCGACGTCGACGACGCGCTCACCCACCTGATCCCCCACGATCTGGCCTGA
- a CDS encoding sugar transferase has translation MEESVRPSYTVSQPPPRIDLQAIPRPAPRDGKPAEVAGTPAPKALPAAWEARYRAWVIGSDVFITLLVIAISAFVIDRVAPHDMHAFGTILAVFVSLPVSRAWSSRVLGEGAEEYRTLGRGFITAAVLVALGGLLFGALEVQVWVFVVVPAIALVAFPQRYLLRQVLHRKRAKGLCLLPVMAAGSPETVADLIARTKSEVHVGWRVEAACTFTGHGADRDSGEIDGVPVVGRLEELSRYVRRGGYRVVAITADQYWTPKRLQRLAWDMEGTGAEMVVAPVLMEVAGPRLNVTGVLGMPLLRVTAPMFTGGRRVVKEIVDRAGSAFLLTMLSPLLLVIALAIKLNDRGPVIYRQQRVGRDGATFTMLKFRTMVTNADEIRKTLAQDNEGAGPLFKMKRDPRITRVGGFLRRYSLDEVPQLFNVVSGKMSLVGPRPPLPEETAQYAPDARRRLLVKPGLTGLWQVSGRSDLTWAESIRLDLRYVEDWSLALDLVILWKTFRAVMGGQGAY, from the coding sequence ATGGAAGAGTCGGTGCGGCCGTCCTACACGGTGAGCCAGCCACCGCCGCGCATCGACCTCCAGGCCATTCCCCGCCCCGCCCCGCGGGACGGCAAGCCGGCCGAGGTGGCCGGAACGCCGGCCCCCAAGGCACTGCCGGCGGCCTGGGAAGCGAGATACAGAGCCTGGGTCATCGGCAGCGATGTGTTCATCACGCTGCTGGTGATCGCGATCAGCGCGTTCGTCATCGATCGCGTTGCCCCGCACGACATGCACGCCTTCGGCACGATCCTCGCCGTCTTCGTCTCGCTGCCGGTCAGCCGGGCGTGGAGCTCGCGAGTGCTCGGCGAAGGCGCTGAGGAGTACCGCACGCTGGGCCGCGGCTTCATCACCGCGGCCGTCCTGGTCGCGCTGGGCGGCTTGCTGTTCGGCGCGCTCGAGGTCCAGGTCTGGGTGTTCGTCGTCGTCCCCGCGATCGCGCTCGTCGCGTTCCCACAGCGGTACCTGCTGCGCCAGGTGCTGCACCGCAAGCGCGCCAAGGGACTCTGCCTGCTGCCGGTGATGGCGGCCGGCAGCCCGGAGACCGTCGCCGACCTGATCGCGCGCACCAAGTCCGAGGTCCACGTCGGCTGGCGCGTCGAGGCGGCCTGCACGTTCACCGGCCACGGCGCCGACCGCGACAGCGGGGAGATCGACGGCGTCCCGGTGGTCGGGAGGCTGGAAGAACTCTCGCGGTACGTGCGGCGCGGCGGGTACCGGGTCGTGGCGATCACCGCGGACCAGTATTGGACGCCGAAGCGGTTGCAGCGCCTGGCCTGGGACATGGAGGGCACCGGCGCGGAGATGGTCGTGGCGCCCGTGCTGATGGAGGTCGCGGGGCCCCGGCTCAACGTCACCGGCGTGCTGGGGATGCCGCTGCTGCGGGTCACGGCCCCGATGTTCACCGGCGGCCGCCGCGTGGTGAAGGAGATCGTGGACCGCGCGGGCTCGGCGTTCCTGCTGACCATGCTCTCCCCGCTGCTGCTCGTGATCGCGCTGGCGATCAAGCTCAACGACCGCGGCCCGGTGATCTACCGCCAGCAGCGCGTGGGCCGCGACGGCGCGACGTTCACCATGCTGAAGTTCCGCACGATGGTCACCAACGCCGACGAAATCCGGAAGACCCTCGCCCAGGACAACGAGGGAGCGGGTCCGCTCTTCAAGATGAAGCGCGATCCGCGGATCACCCGCGTGGGTGGTTTCCTCCGTCGATATTCGCTCGACGAGGTGCCCCAGCTGTTCAACGTCGTGTCCGGGAAGATGTCGCTCGTCGGCCCGCGTCCGCCGCTGCCGGAGGAGACCGCGCAGTACGCGCCGGACGCCCGCCGCCGGCTCCTGGTGAAGCCGGGCCTGACCGGGCTCTGGCAGGTGAGCGGGCGCAGCGACCTCACGTGGGCGGAGAGCATCCGGCTCGACCTGCGGTACGTGGAGGACTGGTCGCTGGCGCTCGACCTGGTGATCCTCTGGAAGACCTTCCGCGCGGTGATGGGCGGTCAGGGCGCCTACTGA
- a CDS encoding malonic semialdehyde reductase — MTTFAEQTEALQVPADVQNLLFREARTANSFSSEPVTEEQVRAIYDLVKWAPTSMNTQPLRALVLRTAEAKARLLPHMAPGNRDKTEAAPLTVVLAADVDFHENIPQVFPHAPQVKDNFSDEQGRVEFSKLNSLLQVGYFIIGVRAAGLAAGPMTGFDAQGVDDEFFADKKWRSLVVVNVGKPGENPWFDRLPRLDFEQVVETL; from the coding sequence ATGACCACCTTTGCCGAGCAGACCGAGGCCCTCCAGGTTCCCGCGGACGTCCAGAACCTCCTGTTCCGCGAGGCGCGCACGGCCAACAGTTTCAGCTCCGAGCCGGTGACCGAGGAGCAGGTCCGCGCGATCTACGACCTCGTCAAGTGGGCCCCCACGTCGATGAACACCCAGCCGCTGCGCGCGCTGGTGCTCCGGACCGCCGAGGCGAAGGCCCGCCTGCTGCCGCACATGGCCCCGGGCAACCGGGACAAGACCGAGGCCGCGCCACTGACCGTCGTGCTCGCCGCCGACGTCGACTTCCACGAGAACATCCCCCAGGTGTTCCCGCACGCCCCGCAGGTGAAGGACAACTTCTCCGACGAGCAGGGCCGCGTCGAGTTCAGCAAGCTCAACTCGCTGCTGCAGGTCGGCTACTTCATCATCGGCGTCCGCGCCGCCGGCCTGGCCGCCGGGCCGATGACCGGCTTCGACGCCCAGGGTGTCGACGACGAGTTCTTCGCGGACAAGAAGTGGCGCTCGCTGGTCGTCGTCAACGTCGGCAAGCCGGGCGAGAACCCCTGGTTCGACCGCCTGCCGCGGCTGGACTTCGAGCAGGTCGTCGAAACCCTCTGA
- the thrS gene encoding threonine--tRNA ligase codes for MSQSPPVSPVATSRVVVPAGTTAGAAVREAGLPTKGPDTVVVVRDAEGKLRDLAWAPETDAEVEPVAANTEDGRSVIRHSAAHVLAQAVQQQFPDAKLGIGPPVKDGFYYDFAVDTPFTPEDLQALEKRMKQIVKGAQQFSRRVFDSVDEAKKELADEPFKLELVDLKSEVDTSEVMEVGEGELTIYDNLDPRTKERVWSDLCRGPHVPTTKFIPAFKLTRVAAAYWRGSEKNPQLQRIYGTAWESAEAQDAYLERIAEAERRDHRKLGAELDLFSFPEEIGSGLPVFHPKGGIIRRELENYSRRRHEEAGYEFVNTPHISKGELFHTSGHLPYYADTMFPPVQFDEENYYLKAMNCPMHNLIFRSRGRSYRELPLRLFEFGTVYRYEKSGVVHGLTRVRGLTMDDSHIYCTKEQMPGELRSLLKFVLDLLADYGLSDFYLELSTRGDSDKFIGEDWEWEEATETLRQAAVDSGLELVPDPGGAAFYGPKISVQAKDAIGRTWQMSTIQLDFNQNKRFELEYTAPDGTRQTPVMIHRALFGSIERFFGVLTEHYAGAFPAWLAPVQVVGIPITADQVGFLQDVEKALRAQGIRAEVDASDDRMQKKIRTHTTQKVPFMLLAGAKDVEAGAVSFRFRDGGQINGVPVADAVAAIAGWIERRENASPSAEALETVVR; via the coding sequence GTGTCGCAGTCGCCCCCCGTTTCCCCCGTGGCCACCTCCCGCGTGGTGGTACCGGCGGGCACTACGGCGGGCGCGGCGGTCCGCGAGGCCGGCCTGCCGACCAAGGGGCCGGACACGGTCGTCGTCGTGCGCGACGCCGAGGGCAAGCTGCGCGACCTCGCCTGGGCGCCGGAAACCGACGCCGAGGTCGAGCCGGTCGCCGCGAACACCGAGGACGGCCGCAGCGTCATCCGCCATTCGGCGGCCCACGTGCTCGCCCAGGCCGTGCAGCAGCAGTTCCCGGACGCCAAGCTGGGCATCGGCCCGCCGGTGAAAGACGGTTTCTACTACGACTTCGCCGTCGACACTCCGTTCACCCCGGAGGACCTGCAGGCGCTCGAAAAGCGCATGAAGCAGATCGTGAAGGGCGCCCAGCAGTTCTCGCGGCGCGTTTTCGACTCCGTCGACGAGGCGAAGAAGGAACTGGCTGACGAGCCGTTCAAGCTCGAACTGGTCGACCTCAAGTCCGAAGTGGACACCTCCGAGGTGATGGAGGTCGGCGAGGGCGAGCTGACCATCTACGACAATCTCGACCCGCGCACCAAGGAACGTGTCTGGAGTGACCTCTGCCGCGGTCCGCACGTGCCGACCACGAAGTTCATCCCCGCGTTCAAGCTGACCCGCGTCGCCGCCGCGTACTGGCGGGGGAGCGAGAAGAACCCGCAGCTGCAGCGGATCTACGGCACCGCCTGGGAGTCGGCCGAGGCGCAGGACGCCTACCTCGAGCGCATCGCCGAGGCCGAGCGCCGCGACCACCGCAAGCTCGGCGCCGAGCTGGACCTGTTCTCCTTCCCCGAGGAGATCGGCTCCGGCCTGCCCGTGTTCCACCCCAAGGGCGGCATCATCCGCCGGGAGCTGGAGAACTACTCGCGCCGCCGCCACGAGGAGGCCGGCTACGAGTTCGTGAACACCCCGCACATCAGCAAGGGCGAGCTGTTCCACACCTCCGGCCACCTGCCCTACTACGCGGACACGATGTTCCCGCCGGTGCAGTTCGACGAGGAGAACTACTACCTCAAGGCCATGAACTGCCCGATGCACAACCTGATCTTCCGCTCGCGCGGGCGGTCCTACCGGGAGCTGCCGCTGCGGCTGTTCGAGTTCGGCACCGTCTACCGCTACGAGAAGTCGGGTGTCGTGCACGGCCTCACCCGCGTGCGCGGCCTGACGATGGACGACTCGCACATCTACTGCACCAAGGAGCAGATGCCGGGCGAGCTCCGGTCGCTGCTGAAGTTCGTGCTGGACCTGCTGGCCGACTACGGCCTTTCCGACTTCTACCTCGAGCTGTCCACCCGCGGCGACTCCGACAAGTTCATCGGCGAGGACTGGGAGTGGGAGGAGGCCACCGAGACGCTGCGGCAGGCCGCCGTCGACTCCGGCCTCGAGCTGGTCCCGGACCCGGGCGGCGCGGCCTTCTACGGCCCCAAGATCTCGGTCCAGGCCAAGGACGCCATCGGCCGCACCTGGCAGATGTCGACCATCCAGCTGGACTTCAACCAGAACAAGCGGTTCGAGCTCGAATACACCGCGCCGGACGGCACGCGCCAGACGCCGGTGATGATCCACCGCGCGCTGTTCGGCTCGATCGAGCGGTTCTTCGGCGTGCTGACCGAGCACTACGCGGGCGCGTTCCCGGCGTGGCTCGCGCCGGTGCAGGTGGTCGGCATCCCGATCACCGCCGACCAGGTCGGATTCCTGCAGGACGTCGAGAAGGCGTTGCGCGCCCAGGGGATCCGCGCGGAGGTCGACGCCAGCGACGACCGGATGCAGAAGAAGATCCGCACGCACACGACGCAGAAGGTGCCCTTCATGCTGCTGGCCGGCGCGAAGGACGTCGAGGCGGGCGCGGTGTCGTTCCGCTTCCGCGACGGCGGGCAGATCAACGGCGTGCCGGTGGCCGACGCCGTCGCCGCCATCGCCGGCTGGATCGAGCGCCGCGAAAACGCGTCGCCGTCGGCCGAAGCGCTGGAGACGGTCGTTCGGTGA
- a CDS encoding HIT family protein, whose translation MSEGPELVEQQGAGVQDAFHRLWTPHRMAYIKGQDKPDDDEDTGCPFCRIPSLDDKTGLIVARGETVYAVLNLYPYNPGHLMVVPYRHVADYTELTVEETREVAEFTQHAMKVIRAVSGAHGFNIGLNQGVIAGAGIAAHLHQHLVPRWGGDANFMPVIGQTKVLPQLLGETRDLLSDAW comes from the coding sequence GTGAGTGAAGGTCCCGAGCTCGTCGAGCAGCAGGGCGCCGGGGTCCAGGACGCGTTCCACCGCCTCTGGACCCCGCACCGGATGGCCTACATCAAGGGCCAGGACAAGCCGGACGACGACGAGGACACCGGCTGCCCGTTCTGCCGGATCCCGTCCCTGGACGACAAAACGGGGCTGATCGTCGCGCGCGGCGAGACGGTGTACGCGGTGCTGAACCTGTACCCGTACAACCCCGGGCACCTGATGGTGGTGCCGTACCGGCACGTCGCGGACTACACCGAGCTGACCGTCGAAGAGACGCGCGAGGTCGCGGAGTTCACCCAGCACGCGATGAAGGTGATCCGCGCGGTGTCCGGTGCGCACGGGTTCAACATCGGCCTCAACCAGGGCGTGATCGCGGGCGCGGGCATCGCGGCGCACCTGCACCAGCACCTGGTGCCGCGCTGGGGCGGCGACGCGAACTTCATGCCGGTGATCGGCCAGACGAAGGTGCTGCCGCAATTGCTGGGCGAAACGCGGGACCTGCTCTCCGACGCTTGGTGA
- a CDS encoding MarR family winged helix-turn-helix transcriptional regulator: protein MSETRWLSDDEQRVWREFNAATRMLSAHLEGQLQHDSGMPHTYYEVLVALSEAPGRRLRMSELADARQASRSRLSHAVARLEANGWVRREACPTDKRGAWAVLTDAGFTALEAAAPGHVEAVRESLFDPLTPEQVAALGEISAAIRQRLSPKCAAAQAAEEAREYSGEVVRLPKSG, encoded by the coding sequence ATGTCCGAAACCCGATGGCTCAGCGACGACGAGCAGCGCGTCTGGCGTGAGTTCAACGCGGCCACCCGCATGCTCAGCGCGCACCTCGAGGGTCAGCTGCAGCACGACTCGGGCATGCCGCACACCTACTACGAAGTCCTGGTCGCGCTCTCGGAAGCGCCCGGCCGCCGGCTGCGGATGAGTGAGCTCGCCGACGCGCGCCAGGCGTCCCGAAGCCGCCTCTCGCACGCCGTCGCGCGCCTGGAAGCCAACGGCTGGGTGCGCCGCGAAGCCTGCCCGACCGACAAGCGCGGCGCCTGGGCGGTGCTGACGGACGCCGGCTTCACGGCGCTCGAAGCGGCCGCGCCCGGGCACGTCGAGGCCGTCCGTGAGAGCCTCTTCGATCCGCTGACGCCGGAGCAGGTCGCCGCGCTCGGCGAGATCAGCGCCGCGATCCGGCAGCGCCTCTCGCCCAAGTGCGCCGCCGCGCAGGCCGCCGAAGAGGCGCGGGAGTACTCCGGCGAGGTCGTCCGGCTGCCGAAATCGGGCTGA
- the pgsA gene encoding phosphatidylinositol phosphate synthase has protein sequence MLNIFARASVSRVTDPIGQALVRVGLTPNAMTVIGTAGAVISALAFFPNGYLLWGTFTVWGFAMLDLLDGAMARARGYGTPFGAVLDATCDRLVDGALFAAIAWWCFVVDDNHPAAAAALLCLVLAQVISYVKARADASGLPVDGGLVERAERLIIALVGTGLHGFGIPYTVDVTLWLLAVLSVITLLQRFAGVAKAAREAAAGEQRA, from the coding sequence ATGCTCAATATCTTCGCGCGTGCCTCCGTTTCCCGCGTCACCGATCCGATCGGCCAGGCGCTGGTCCGCGTCGGGCTGACCCCGAACGCGATGACCGTGATCGGCACCGCCGGCGCGGTCATCAGCGCTCTCGCCTTCTTCCCGAACGGCTACCTGCTCTGGGGCACCTTCACGGTGTGGGGCTTCGCCATGCTCGACCTCCTCGACGGCGCCATGGCCCGCGCCCGCGGCTACGGCACCCCGTTCGGCGCGGTGCTCGACGCCACCTGCGACAGGCTGGTCGACGGCGCCCTGTTCGCCGCGATCGCGTGGTGGTGCTTCGTCGTCGACGACAACCACCCGGCGGCCGCCGCGGCACTGCTGTGCCTGGTCCTCGCCCAGGTCATCTCCTACGTCAAGGCCCGCGCCGACGCCTCCGGCCTGCCGGTCGACGGCGGGCTCGTCGAACGCGCCGAGCGGCTGATCATCGCCCTGGTCGGCACCGGCCTGCACGGCTTCGGCATCCCGTACACCGTGGACGTGACGCTCTGGCTGCTGGCCGTCCTGTCGGTCATCACCCTGCTGCAGCGCTTCGCCGGCGTCGCGAAGGCGGCCCGCGAGGCCGCCGCCGGGGAGCAGCGCGCATGA
- a CDS encoding phosphatidylinositol mannoside acyltransferase → MTRLSERLSAFGYAAGWRLAGWLPAGFGSTVFSLGADLAVRRDAGGVRQLRTNLARVVPQADEVEMDELTRRAMRSYARYWHETFRLPSMDQKAVSEKVAASITGVENLDAALAEGNGAVMALPHSGNWDIAGVWLADYLGGFTTVAERLKPESLYRRFVEYRESLGFEIVPLTGDSSAMRVLLKRLRENKAVCLVGDRDLTTSGIPVKFFGEQARFPGGPARLAATTGAALIPAGCWFTEDGWQIRLHPRIRVTARAEVAAATQALADIFAGDIAAHPADWHMVQKFWPADLEGDERVDLEEAS, encoded by the coding sequence ATGACCCGGCTGTCGGAACGGCTGAGCGCCTTCGGCTACGCCGCCGGGTGGCGGCTGGCCGGCTGGCTGCCCGCCGGGTTCGGCAGCACGGTGTTCTCGCTCGGCGCCGACCTCGCCGTCCGCCGCGACGCCGGCGGTGTGCGGCAGCTGCGCACCAACCTCGCCCGCGTCGTCCCGCAGGCGGACGAGGTCGAGATGGACGAGCTGACCCGGCGCGCGATGCGCTCGTACGCCCGGTACTGGCACGAGACCTTCCGGCTGCCGTCGATGGACCAGAAGGCGGTCAGCGAGAAGGTCGCGGCCTCCATCACCGGCGTCGAGAACCTCGACGCGGCGCTGGCCGAGGGCAACGGCGCGGTGATGGCGCTGCCGCACAGCGGCAACTGGGACATCGCCGGCGTCTGGCTGGCCGACTACCTCGGCGGGTTCACCACCGTCGCCGAGCGCCTGAAGCCCGAGTCGCTCTACCGCCGGTTCGTCGAGTACCGCGAGTCGCTCGGGTTCGAGATCGTGCCGCTGACCGGCGACAGCTCGGCGATGCGCGTGTTGCTGAAGCGGCTGCGGGAGAACAAGGCCGTCTGCCTGGTCGGCGACCGCGACCTCACCACCAGCGGCATCCCGGTGAAGTTCTTCGGCGAGCAGGCCCGCTTCCCGGGCGGCCCGGCGCGGCTGGCCGCCACGACCGGCGCGGCGCTGATCCCGGCCGGCTGCTGGTTCACCGAGGACGGCTGGCAGATCCGCCTGCACCCGCGCATCCGCGTCACCGCGCGCGCCGAGGTCGCGGCCGCCACCCAGGCCCTCGCGGACATCTTCGCCGGCGACATCGCCGCGCACCCGGCCGACTGGCACATGGTCCAGAAGTTCTGGCCGGCCGACCTCGAGGGCGACGAGCGGGTCGACCTGGAAGAAGCGAGCTGA
- a CDS encoding glycosyltransferase family 4 protein — protein sequence MRVGIVCPYSFDVPGGVQGHVIDLTKALLARGHQVSVLAPADDDADLPEFVHPAGKALGIRYNGSVARLQFGPVSYARVRRWIRDGDFDVLHLHEPAAPSLSLLALLIADGPIVATFHTATTRSRTLSAFQPVLRPLLEKITARIAVSALARRVQVEHAGGDAVEIPNGVDVEFFSSATPLPGYPRAGGTVGFVGRFGEPRKGMGVLLEALRRILPEFEDLRLVVVGRGDEDQLRRDAGPELAPHLELLGQAADDVKAQALRSVDVYCAPNTGGESFGMILTEAMAAGTPVLASGLDSFRRVLDDGHAGMLVDTGDPAALADGLRELLGDPARRASLAAAAGERVTMFDWSVVATQVLRVYETAVAADPRRVAAPEREPAR from the coding sequence ATGCGGGTCGGGATCGTCTGCCCCTACTCCTTCGACGTGCCCGGCGGGGTCCAGGGGCACGTGATCGACCTGACGAAGGCGCTGCTCGCGCGCGGGCACCAAGTGTCCGTGCTGGCCCCCGCCGACGACGACGCCGACCTGCCGGAGTTCGTGCACCCGGCCGGCAAGGCGCTCGGCATCCGGTACAACGGCTCGGTCGCGCGGCTGCAGTTCGGCCCGGTGTCCTACGCCCGGGTGCGCCGCTGGATCCGCGACGGCGACTTCGACGTCCTGCACCTGCACGAGCCCGCCGCGCCGAGCCTTTCGCTGCTGGCGCTGCTCATCGCGGACGGCCCGATCGTCGCGACGTTCCACACCGCGACCACGCGCTCGCGCACGCTGTCGGCGTTCCAGCCGGTGCTGCGGCCGCTGCTGGAGAAGATCACCGCGCGGATCGCGGTGTCCGCGCTGGCCCGCCGGGTGCAGGTGGAGCACGCCGGCGGGGACGCCGTGGAGATCCCCAACGGCGTCGACGTCGAGTTCTTCTCCTCGGCGACGCCGCTGCCGGGCTACCCGCGGGCCGGCGGGACGGTCGGCTTCGTCGGCCGGTTCGGCGAGCCTCGCAAGGGGATGGGCGTCCTCCTGGAGGCACTGCGGCGGATCCTGCCGGAGTTCGAGGACCTGCGGCTGGTCGTGGTCGGCCGCGGTGACGAGGACCAGCTGCGCCGCGACGCCGGTCCCGAGCTGGCGCCGCACCTGGAGCTGCTCGGCCAGGCCGCCGACGACGTGAAGGCCCAGGCGCTGCGCAGCGTCGACGTCTACTGCGCGCCCAACACCGGCGGCGAGAGCTTCGGGATGATCCTCACCGAGGCGATGGCGGCGGGGACCCCGGTGCTGGCCAGCGGTCTCGACTCGTTCCGTCGGGTGCTCGACGACGGTCACGCCGGGATGCTCGTCGACACCGGTGACCCGGCGGCGCTCGCGGACGGGCTGCGCGAGCTGCTCGGCGACCCGGCGCGGCGGGCGTCGCTGGCCGCGGCGGCGGGGGAGCGGGTGACGATGTTCGACTGGTCGGTGGTGGCCACGCAGGTGCTGCGCGTCTACGAGACGGCCGTCGCCGCCGACCCGCGGCGCGTCGCGGCGCCGGAGCGGGAGCCGGCCCGATGA
- a CDS encoding NUDIX hydrolase, translated as MSVLGWLLPVLALVVVLGGLFLVATANRLDRLHVRMDAGWAALDAALARRAVVARAVAVVLGDTGLRTLAERAEAAPRPDREGEENELTLRLSRVDRAGLPAELAEELTDAEHRVVIARRVHNDAVRDTLRLRRRRKVRYFRLAGTAPLPEYFEFAEPEV; from the coding sequence ATGAGCGTGCTCGGCTGGCTGCTCCCGGTCTTGGCGCTGGTCGTCGTGCTGGGCGGGCTCTTCCTGGTGGCGACGGCGAACCGGCTCGACCGGCTGCACGTCCGGATGGACGCGGGCTGGGCGGCGCTCGACGCGGCACTGGCCCGCCGCGCGGTCGTGGCTCGCGCCGTCGCGGTGGTGCTGGGCGACACGGGACTGCGGACGCTCGCCGAGCGTGCCGAAGCGGCCCCTCGGCCCGACCGCGAGGGCGAGGAGAACGAGCTGACGCTGCGGCTGAGCCGCGTCGACCGGGCGGGTCTGCCGGCCGAGCTGGCCGAGGAACTGACGGACGCCGAGCACCGGGTGGTGATCGCCCGGCGCGTCCACAACGACGCCGTGCGCGACACGCTGCGGCTGCGGCGGCGGCGGAAGGTGCGGTACTTCCGGCTGGCGGGCACCGCGCCGCTGCCGGAGTACTTCGAATTCGCCGAACCGGAGGTCTGA
- a CDS encoding XdhC family protein: MTEPDACEVAHGTVAVDPAVRTLVAVFASPVSRYLLKFAKDLGYHVALFEPDAARATDGPDGIEADTTLPPLDASADVVVTDHHRPELGDVLKAALDGNPRWIGVLGNPRHPGPHVSALQGLGVAEADIARVHRPVGLNIGSRTPPEIAIATLAGLLADRNDRPGGFDF, translated from the coding sequence ATGACGGAGCCCGATGCTTGCGAGGTCGCCCACGGCACGGTCGCGGTCGATCCGGCCGTGCGGACGCTGGTCGCCGTGTTCGCGTCGCCGGTGTCGCGGTACCTGCTGAAGTTCGCGAAGGACCTCGGCTACCACGTCGCGCTGTTCGAACCGGACGCCGCGCGCGCCACCGACGGGCCCGACGGGATCGAAGCGGACACCACGCTGCCGCCGCTGGACGCCTCGGCGGACGTCGTCGTCACCGACCACCACCGGCCCGAACTGGGCGACGTGCTGAAGGCCGCGCTCGACGGGAACCCGCGCTGGATCGGCGTGCTCGGCAACCCGCGGCACCCCGGCCCGCACGTGTCCGCGCTGCAGGGCCTGGGCGTGGCGGAGGCCGACATCGCCCGGGTGCACCGGCCGGTGGGGCTCAACATCGGCTCGCGCACGCCGCCGGAGATCGCGATCGCGACCCTGGCGGGCCTGCTCGCCGACCGGAACGACCGCCCGGGCGGCTTCGACTTCTGA